A region from the Rosa rugosa chromosome 6, drRosRugo1.1, whole genome shotgun sequence genome encodes:
- the LOC133716504 gene encoding putative disease resistance protein At1g50180: protein MAEGVVTVVAAGIKPLGEFIIQQAKFLSGVSYQIELAQIELHLIRGFLKDADTRQQDEELVRICVKLIRDAAYDLEDVIESFYLKVTSRRRGGTVKIVLKRFACIFNEGLNRYKIGSEIEDIMTKLSHLRSSLQSYNIRQISGADGVASSFKRQRDRRLTYAHQVENHIVGLEESTDILIWGMGGSGKTTLAKQVFVFLQNEVKRHFDCFAWVCISQQWEGKDVLEEILIKLTSPTSEKRKEISKMKKDEIAKEVCSIQQEKRCLVVLDDIWTQGAWHSIKAGFPISEETESRILLTTRKKEVALLASGNDHHIHQPQQLNDEQIWELFEKIAICESDKTDREVYEKKRKLGEEMLKHCSGLPLAISVLAGLLSRRETVDEWKTVLGNVNVYIMRGTNVPEREKTSQECGVSGVLALSYDDLPSHLKLCFLYLAQYPEDHEIQVTRLTQLWIAEGFIPSTSEIHGSIELMEDVSYGCLIELVERSMIQVVKSGLSGKVKTFRLHDLMRDLCLQKAKEENFSVGPVSNATLIGKVRRLALYLDENIKYEFSSKNGRDGHIRSLLYFAPKFFKQEWNKRIIRSVFNDFKLLRVLKFENIDKGFKLPKTIGNLVHLRFLSLKDSAWRGLLPSSVSNLVLLQTLDLRDGYGFSKIRNLFWNMEQLRHLYLPTTWYDAGGKLSFARLCNLQTLVNVRIEKCDLNGLVQLSNLKKLRIKRTVSSELEKLKDKLISRNRTYKHLRSLSLQAEDLEDIIPSDIVLRCPHLYKLRLYGRMTALPKELPNLTKLTLIRTRLKVDLIEILEKLPNLRMLYLDHRSLESETMVFSQGGFPHLEFLTLEGLHDLKEWRVEKEAMPSLQRLRIIWCGGLRAVPDGLQEITTLKELTIDHMHSRFCSRVGEGGEDFYKIKHVPSLIIINTWGHEEPEMEEAAGASQVVVTGPVGDSHQELTVDASPPAPDEKTEEIQLASTFFLS, encoded by the exons ATGGCTGAAGGCGTTGTTACAGTTGTGGCTGCAGGGATCAAGCCCCTTGGAGAGTTCATCATTCAGCAAGCGAAATTCTTGAGTGGAGTCAGCTATCAAATTGAGCTTGCGCAGATCGAGCTACACTTGATCCGGGGATTTCTGAAAGACGCAGATACGAGGCAACAAGATGAAGAACTAGTACGCATTTGTGTTAAACTTATCAGAGATGCTGCTTATGACTTGGAGGATGTCATTGAATCTTTTTACTTGAAAGTGACTTCCAGGAGGAGAGGAGGTACTGTGAAGATTGTTCTCAAAAGGTTTGCCTGCATCTTTAATGAAGGACTTAATCGATACAAGATTGGGTCCGAAATTGAGGATATTATGACCAAACTTTCTCATCTGAGGTCAAGTTTGCAAAGTTATAACATCAGGCAAATAAGTGGGGCTGATGGTGTCGCTTCTTCTTTTAAGAGGCAACGAGACCGAAGGCTAACTTACGCTCATCAAGTTGAAAATCACATTGTTGGCTTGGAGGAAAGCACAGATATACTG ATTTGGGGGATGGGCGGCTCCGGAAAAACCACTCTTGCAAAacaggtttttgtttttcttcaaaatGAAGTTAAGCGTcattttgattgttttgctTGGGTCTGTATATCTCAACAATGGGAAGGAAAGGATGTATTGGAAGAGATTTTAATTAAACTCACTTCCCCAACATcagagaaaaggaaagaaatttCCAAAATGAAGAAGGATGAAATAGCAAAGGAGGTCTGTAGTATCCAACAAGAAAAGAGATGTCTGGTGGTCCTTGATGACATATGGACTCAAGGGGCTTGGCATTCGATAAAAGCTGGATTCCCAATCAGTGAGGAAACCGAGAGCCGGATATTACTCACTACTCGCAAGAAAGAAGTTGCCTTGCTTGCATCCGGAAATGATCATCATATCCACCAacctcaacaattaaatgaCGAGCAAATCTGggaactgtttgaaaagatagCCATCTGTGAAAGCGACAAAACAG acAGGGAAGTTtatgaaaagaagagaaaattagGTGAGGAGATGCTTAAACATTGTTCAGGTCTACCATTAGCCATCAGTGTGCTCGCTGGTCTTCTTAGTAGACGAGAGACGGTTGATGAATGGAAGACAGTACTTGGAAATGTTAATGTATACATAATGAGAGGCACAAATGTCCCTGAAAGAGAAAAGACAAGTCAGGAGTGTGGTGTTTCAGGTGTCTTGGCATTGAGTTATGATGACTTACCATCTCACTTGAAACTCTGCTTTCTGTATTTAGCCCAATATCCTGAGGATCATGAGATACAGGTAACAAGATTGACTCAATTATGGATTGCAGAAGGGTTTATACCTTCAACATCAGAAATACATGGTTCAATTGAATTAATGGAAGATGTATCATATGGTTGCCTAATTGAACTGGTGGAAAGATCTATGATTCAAGTTGTAAAATCTGGTTTAAGTGGGAAGGTGAAAACTTTCCGTCTCCATGATCTTATGCGGGACTTGTGCTTGCAAAAGGCAAAAGAGGAGAACTTTTCTGTTGGTCCGGTATCTAATGCAACACTGATTGGTAAGGTTCGAAGACTTGCCCTCTATTTGGACGAAAATATTAAATATGAGTTCAGCAGTAAGAATGGAAGAGATGGCCACATCAGATCTCTATTATACTTTGCCCCAAAATTCTTCAAGCAAGAGTGGAACAAAAGAATAATACGATCAGTATTCAATGACTTCAAATTGCTTAGAGTCTTGAAGTTTGAAAATATAGATAAAGGTTTTAAGTTACCAAAGACAATTGGGAATCTAGTCCACCTGAGGTTTCTGAGTCTGAAGGATAGCGCATGGCGTGGCTTATTGCCATCATCTGTATCTAATCTAGTACTCTTGCAAACTCTAGATCTGCGGGATGGATATGGGTTttccaaaatcagaaatttgTTTTGGAATATGGAGCAACTGAGGCATTTGTATTTACCAACTACTTGGTACGATGCCGGGGGAAAACTGTCATTTGCAAGGCTGTGCAATTTGCAGACGTTGGTCAATGTTAGAATTGAGAAGTGTGATTTGAATGGTCTTGTTCAATTAAGCAATCTGAAGAAACTACGCATAAAGCGAACAGTGTCGAGTGAGTTGGAAAAGCTGAAGGACAAGTTGATATCAAGGAATAGAACATATAAACATCTTCGGTCTCTATCTCTGCAGGCAGAAGATTTAGAGGATATTATACCAAGTGATATAGTATTAAGGTGTCCTCATCTATACAAGCTGCGACTGTATGGGAGAATGACAGCGTTACCGAAAGAGCTCCCAAACCTCACCAAGTTGACGCTGATTAGAACAAGACTGAAGGTTGACCTGATTGAAATACTGGAGAAGCTGCCCAACTTAAGGATGCTTTACCTCGATCATCGTTCTTTGGAATCAGAAACAATGGTTTTCTCCCAAGGAGGCTTTCCTCATCTGGAATTTCTTACCCTTGAAGGTTTGCATGACTTGAAGGAGTGGAGGGTGGAGAAAGAAGCCATGCCTAGTCTTCAGAGATTGCGCATTATTTGGTGCGGAGGATTGCGGGCAGTTCCAGATGGGCTTCAGGAGATTACTACCCTCAAGGAATTAACAATTGACCACATGCACAGTAGATTCTGCAGTAGGGTTggggaaggaggagaggatTTCTACAAAATCAAACATGTGCCTTCTCTTATAATCATAAATACCTGGGGCCACGAGGAGCCAGAAATGGAGGAAGCAGCAGGCGCGTCCCAAGTAGTAGTTACGGGTCCAGTCGGTGACTCTCATCAGGAATTAACTGTGGATG CTTCTCCTCCTGCTCCTGATGAGAAAACAGAGGAAATACAACTTGCATCCACTTTTTTCCTCAGTTAA
- the LOC133714797 gene encoding uncharacterized protein LOC133714797, translating into MRSKYYLEVFQEAELLVQENVLVPEHKDLKNEETKTLLERSAVEETLLVLNNAKIFEYYSCWPQVRCIYAHTNNVLLAYLLHLSNCFMGEHIIFARKVSTA; encoded by the exons ATGAGATCAAAGTACTACTTGGAGGTTTTCCAG GAGGCAGAATTGTTGGTTCAAGAAAATGTTCTAGTTCCTGAGCATAAGGATCTTAAAAATGAGGAAACGAAGACATTGCTGGAGAGGTCAGCTGTGGAAGAAACACTGTTAGTCCTGAACAATGCTAAGATATTTGAATACTACTCATGTTGGCCTCAAGTTAGATGTATATATGCGCACACTAACAATGTCCTACTCGCCTATTTACTTCATTTATCAAATTGTTTCATGGGTGAACATATTATCTTTGCTAGAAAAGTTTCAACAGCTTGA
- the LOC133715981 gene encoding uncharacterized protein LOC133715981 isoform X1 produces MMRLRINWMTSFWRRMGSRLRLGIPRICSCLGLLRFQGKPCKLAVDLVDNIVARGTVLEIDATNPTIHGVPLGKGNERVVVDIVIDAEAFLPFPIKDDDIFTVGQAVGYVMAWPKHLVILTGVEIPRKRKHTVEKLPKAPEVDFHGMPKSLKILCRYAQNMIKMHGNCIVFDMEERVFGSPRPTHILNEDILQLGGMEKLSATCIVIYMRYLYTVLEELDMVGSVSFVDPAVISAPWCGTSFVRSRKLADRFKGAQNDQMFFIPYNSGDHWMLMIVHPVKETIYFVDSFYQSIIDSEWKHVVNDAINIFNRQRNKQGRKSPLWKILMGAPRQPTNKECGYYVMRFMRDLILEDIQGVLAKWEGPMETTYLQEEIDEVRDEWAEFVSDKYL; encoded by the exons ATGATGAGATTAAGAATCAATTGGATGACTTCGTTCTGGAGAAGGATGGGTTCAAGGCTGAGATTGGGAATTCCACGCATATGCTCATGTCTGGGATTGTTAAGATTTCAG GGAAAACCATGCAAGTTAGCTGTCGACTTGGTTGATAATATAGTTGCGCGTGGTACCGTACTAGAAATTGATGCAACCAACCCAACCATTCATGGTGTTCCTTTAGGAAAAGGCAACGAACGGGTTGTAGTTGATATAGTTATAGACGCTGAAGCATTTTTGCCTTTCCCTATTAAAGATGATGACATATTCACTGTAGGCCAAGCTGTAGGTTATGTGATGGCTTGGCCTAAACATCTAGTCATATTAACAGGAGTGGAG ATTCCTAGAAAGCGTAAGCATACTGTTGAAAAACTCCCTAAAGCCCCAGAGGTGGACTTTCATGGAATGCCAAAATCATTGAAAATATTATGCCGTTATGCACAAAATATGATCAAGATGCATGGGAACTGCATTGTGTTTGATATGGAAGAGAGAGTATTTGGGTCACCTCGACCCACTCACATCTTGAATGAAGATATCTTACAGCTTGGAGGCATGGAGAAATTATCAGCCACTTGCATAGTAATTTATATGAG GTACTTATATACTGTGCTTGAAGAGTTAGACATGGTAGGCTCTGTTAGTTTTGTTGATCCTGCTGTAATCTCTGCTCCATGGTGTGGGACAAGTTTTGTAAGATCTCGTAAGTTAGCAGACCGATTCAAAGGAGCACAGAATGATCAGATGTTCTTTATCCCTTACAACTCCGG TGATCATTGGATGTTAATGATTGTCCATCCAGTCAAGGAGACGATCTATTTTGTTGACTCATTTTATCAGAGCATAATTGACAGTGAATGGAAACATGTTGTGAATGA TGCCATTAATATATTCAACCGGCAAAGGAATAAGCAAGGACGTAAATCTCCACTATGGAAAATCCTGATG GGTGCTCCAAGACAACCGACAAACAAAGAATGTGGCTATTACGTCATGCGCTTTATGAGGGACCTAATCCTTGAAGATATTCAAGGTGTACTAGCTAAG tgGGAAGGACCTATGGAGACCACATATCTTCAAGAAGAAATCGATGAAGTCCGTGATGAGTGGGCAGAATTCGTTAGCGACAAGTATCTTTAG
- the LOC133716505 gene encoding probable F-box protein At1g44080 produces MGDHAFLKVSPMKGVVRFGKKGKPAPTYVGPFEILDRVGNLAYLLALSVSMSEVHTVFPVSMLREYIQDESHVVNHESDLMPAEIVDCAILVISDKGNLGFAKSGDEKLTWFSNGGFVFDDVIVYKCQPYVVDSLGYVFRIDVSSEVMVKISSKVIGFGGRKHLVESCGELLCGRYVCKLELLNGELGRWVEVKSLGDRAFFLAMDCCFSVSAQELAGCKGNCIYFSDENNVNLALREVTRPESFMFYLEDHSIQKLGSSPGGSQIFWPPPIELGSTCLYSLD; encoded by the exons ATGGGTGACCATGCGTTCTTGAAGGTTTCACCTATGAAAGGTGtggtgagatttggcaagaagggAAAACCAGCACCAACGTATGTTGGACCCTTTGAGATTCTGGATAGGGTTGGAAACTTGGCATATCTTCTTGCTTTATCTGTTAGCATGTCTGAAGTACACACTGTCTTCCCTGTGTCTATGTTGAGGGAGTATATTCAAGACGAGTCCCACGTGGTCAATCATG AAAGTGATTTAATGCCTGCTGAGATTGTTGATTGTGCTATTCTGGTTATCTCTGATAAGGGAAATTTGGGTTTTGCTAAAAGTGGAGATGAGAAACTCACATGGTTTAGTAATGGAGGTTTTGTTTTTGATGATGTTATTGTTTATAAGTGTCAGCCATATGTGGTGGATAGCTTGGGTTATGTTTTTAGGATTGATGTGTCTTCAGAAGTGATGGTGAAGATTTCGTCGAAAGTGATTGGTTTTGGTGGGAGGAAGCATTTGGTAGAGTCTTGTGGAGAGCTTTTATGTGGTCGATAT GTTTGCAAGTTGGAACTGTTGAATGGAGAGTTGGGCAGATGGGTTGAAGTGAAGAGCTTGGGTGATCGAGCGTTTTTCTTGGCTATGGATTGCTGTTTCTCTGTTTCGGCCCAAGAATTGGCTGGGTGCAAAGGGAATTGCATTTACTTCTCAGATGAAAACAATGTTAATCTTGCTCTTAGAGAAGTAACTAGACCAGAGAGTTTCATGTTCTACTTAGAGGACCATAGCATTCAGAAGTTGGGATCTTCCCCAGGCGGTTCCCAGATATTTTGGCCACCTCCAATTGAGCTCGGCTCCACATGTTTGTATTCTCTGGATTGA
- the LOC133715981 gene encoding uncharacterized protein LOC133715981 isoform X2 yields MAWPKHLVILTGVEIPRKRKHTVEKLPKAPEVDFHGMPKSLKILCRYAQNMIKMHGNCIVFDMEERVFGSPRPTHILNEDILQLGGMEKLSATCIVIYMRYLYTVLEELDMVGSVSFVDPAVISAPWCGTSFVRSRKLADRFKGAQNDQMFFIPYNSGDHWMLMIVHPVKETIYFVDSFYQSIIDSEWKHVVNDAINIFNRQRNKQGRKSPLWKILMGAPRQPTNKECGYYVMRFMRDLILEDIQGVLAKWEGPMETTYLQEEIDEVRDEWAEFVSDKYL; encoded by the exons ATGGCTTGGCCTAAACATCTAGTCATATTAACAGGAGTGGAG ATTCCTAGAAAGCGTAAGCATACTGTTGAAAAACTCCCTAAAGCCCCAGAGGTGGACTTTCATGGAATGCCAAAATCATTGAAAATATTATGCCGTTATGCACAAAATATGATCAAGATGCATGGGAACTGCATTGTGTTTGATATGGAAGAGAGAGTATTTGGGTCACCTCGACCCACTCACATCTTGAATGAAGATATCTTACAGCTTGGAGGCATGGAGAAATTATCAGCCACTTGCATAGTAATTTATATGAG GTACTTATATACTGTGCTTGAAGAGTTAGACATGGTAGGCTCTGTTAGTTTTGTTGATCCTGCTGTAATCTCTGCTCCATGGTGTGGGACAAGTTTTGTAAGATCTCGTAAGTTAGCAGACCGATTCAAAGGAGCACAGAATGATCAGATGTTCTTTATCCCTTACAACTCCGG TGATCATTGGATGTTAATGATTGTCCATCCAGTCAAGGAGACGATCTATTTTGTTGACTCATTTTATCAGAGCATAATTGACAGTGAATGGAAACATGTTGTGAATGA TGCCATTAATATATTCAACCGGCAAAGGAATAAGCAAGGACGTAAATCTCCACTATGGAAAATCCTGATG GGTGCTCCAAGACAACCGACAAACAAAGAATGTGGCTATTACGTCATGCGCTTTATGAGGGACCTAATCCTTGAAGATATTCAAGGTGTACTAGCTAAG tgGGAAGGACCTATGGAGACCACATATCTTCAAGAAGAAATCGATGAAGTCCGTGATGAGTGGGCAGAATTCGTTAGCGACAAGTATCTTTAG
- the LOC133716506 gene encoding uncharacterized protein LOC133716506: MRLVTWFHVQQEIKSFPIEASYILMIFEFVKITASQREIDHPGDFSTYNSPQYHYLHDKVLKVNPLVNRTAILRDYIAWLLSDSIRITEDDQSAIIEGVFKVLDDPIRELPIVVSVAEFTLHILDGNDDIIERVATESLETFTPKLLPATKSSIQNLEKVGLDSLEIKSTMELTPSCVICMEGLDYSDDDAPDEEGVVDPDHKRRDIVITRMPCLHYYHEDCIVRWLEINHWCPICRYPMPIVEVSGSHEK; this comes from the coding sequence ATGAGACTTGTTACTTGGTTCCATGTTCAGCAAGAAATCAAATCCTTCCCAATCGAGGCAAGCTATATACTGATGATATTTGAGTTCGTCAAGATCACCGCAAGCCAACGTGAGATTGATCATCCAGGAGACTTTAGTACTTATAATTCTCCTCAATATCATTATTTGCATGATAAAGTATTGAAGGTGAATCCCTTAGTCAATAGGACAGCGATTCTACGGGATTATATTGCTTGGCTTCTTTCCGACTCTATACGTATCACAGAAGATGACCAGTCAGCTATTATTGAAGGAGTATTTAAGGTCCTTGACGACCCCATACGCGAGCTGCCTATTGTTGTTTCTGTGGCAGAATTTACTCTGCACATATTGGATGGGAACGATGATATCATTGAGAGGGTTGCAACGGAGTCCTTGGAAACATTTACTCCCAAGCTTCTTCCGGCAACTAAATCATCTATTCAAAATTTGGAGAAAGTAGGGCTTGATAGTTTGGAAATAAAATCTACTATGGAACTGACACCCTCTTGTGTTATTTGTATGGAGGGCCTTGATTACTCTGATGATGATGCACCGGATGAAGAGGGGGTAGTTGATCCTGATCATAAACGTCGTGACATCGTGATCACTCGCATGCCATGTTTACATTATTATCATGAAGATTGCATTGTCCGTTGGCTGGAGATCAATCACTGGTGTCCCATTTGCCGATACCCAATGCCAATCGTGGAAGTGAGCGGCAGCCATGAAAAGtag